Proteins from a single region of Phycisphaeraceae bacterium D3-23:
- the amt gene encoding ammonium transporter: MLKPDRSKPLRLYLIPLLVMLGLLVALPSLAQGDAAPEAVEAAEVVAEAPTYATMEDINFIVGNLWLLIAGAMVFTMHLGFACVESGLTRSKNTVNILFKNTMIICIGLLTYGLVGFNLMYPGFGEGEVGMGINGWIDLDAVSGFITVAPTEDGSTPASLTRYYGSEEGAAAYTWYTDFFFQAMFAATAATIVSGAVAGRIKLGSFLLFSTVFVGLCYPILGAWHWGGGWLAEMGFHDFAGSTLVHSVGGWGALVMAILLGPRIGKYVNGMPKAIPGHSMPLAAIGVFLLWFGWFGFNGGSVLSADPAGISLVLVTTVMAGASGGLVASLTSWVMDRKPDLSMALNGILAGLVGITAGADQMDIWHAVVIGGIAGVIVYFSVVAIDRYLKIDDPVGAISVHLVCGIWGTLAVGLFGAKGIIGFVPDPEATIQSGVAQFGVQAVGVVAYAIPTAVFCGAVGLVLKATLGLRVEEEEEVQGLDIGEHGMEAYAGFQTFSSV; this comes from the coding sequence ATGCTCAAGCCCGATCGATCCAAACCGTTACGCCTGTACCTGATCCCGCTCCTGGTGATGCTCGGCCTGCTGGTCGCGTTGCCTTCGTTGGCGCAGGGCGATGCCGCGCCCGAGGCGGTCGAAGCCGCCGAGGTTGTCGCGGAAGCGCCGACTTACGCGACGATGGAGGACATCAACTTCATCGTCGGCAACCTCTGGCTGCTCATCGCTGGGGCGATGGTCTTCACGATGCACCTGGGTTTTGCGTGTGTCGAGTCGGGGCTGACGCGCTCGAAGAACACCGTCAACATCCTCTTCAAGAACACGATGATCATCTGCATCGGGCTACTCACCTACGGGCTGGTCGGGTTCAACCTGATGTACCCGGGCTTTGGCGAAGGTGAGGTCGGCATGGGCATCAACGGCTGGATCGACCTCGACGCGGTCAGCGGGTTTATCACGGTGGCACCCACCGAAGATGGGTCAACGCCTGCCTCACTGACGCGCTACTACGGTAGTGAAGAGGGTGCCGCCGCCTATACCTGGTACACCGACTTCTTCTTCCAGGCGATGTTCGCGGCGACGGCCGCGACGATCGTCTCGGGCGCGGTCGCTGGCCGAATCAAGCTCGGCTCGTTCCTCCTCTTCTCGACCGTCTTCGTCGGTCTGTGCTACCCGATCCTTGGGGCCTGGCACTGGGGCGGGGGCTGGTTGGCCGAGATGGGCTTTCACGACTTTGCCGGCTCGACGCTGGTCCACTCCGTGGGCGGGTGGGGCGCACTCGTCATGGCGATCTTGCTTGGCCCGCGCATCGGCAAGTATGTCAACGGCATGCCCAAGGCGATCCCCGGCCACAGTATGCCCCTCGCCGCGATCGGCGTGTTCCTCTTATGGTTTGGGTGGTTCGGGTTCAACGGCGGTTCGGTGCTGAGCGCCGACCCGGCGGGCATCTCGCTGGTGCTCGTGACAACCGTGATGGCCGGCGCCTCGGGCGGGCTGGTCGCGAGTTTGACAAGCTGGGTGATGGACAGGAAGCCCGACCTGTCGATGGCGCTCAACGGCATCCTGGCAGGGCTCGTCGGCATCACGGCCGGGGCGGACCAGATGGACATCTGGCACGCGGTGGTCATCGGCGGCATCGCCGGGGTGATCGTCTACTTCTCGGTGGTCGCTATCGACCGCTACCTGAAGATCGATGACCCGGTCGGTGCGATTTCGGTCCACCTGGTCTGCGGGATCTGGGGCACGCTGGCCGTCGGCCTCTTCGGCGCGAAGGGCATCATCGGTTTTGTGCCCGACCCCGAGGCCACGATCCAGAGCGGCGTTGCGCAGTTCGGCGTCCAGGCGGTCGGTGTAGTGGCCTACGCGATCCCCACAGCGGTCTTCTGCGGCGCGGTCGGGCTGGTGCTCAAGGCCACCCTTGGGCTTCGGGTCGAGGAAGAAGAAGAGGTGCAGGGCCTGGATATCGGGGAGCACGGTATGGAGGCCTACGCGGGCTTCCAGACGTTCTCAAGCGTGTAG
- a CDS encoding autotransporter-associated beta strand repeat-containing protein: MAIRILSLWRPSTAALLAAGLTCAPALSEVWTDDGDNSQWSNPENWTPESVPGAGDNASFNGGFGASSSIIQFNTSATVSNMTFSDWPSGLGTLINVNITMNGSPGRTLTAGLFTLDAGESTLDTGVVTVSLYDMTVNARPNFDSDGDGELNLLLDDTTFMTNTSTSLDSENLDIFLVGDSVFGNTGSTLYTPGSNTRIFFSEGGALDWATLYDDNAGQSMTVNAGGGSIYNDFSGLGNISVAGGLSAVLSFGDPDSTASHSAAVSGVISGNGGVAVNSENYELTLLGSNTFTGGLRLNAGVANISFGSNMGGLSGFLQFSGGTLRVHSNMTIAIRVSASSGVLDTNGNNVALTGDLNGLGGIDATFTKGGAGTLTLNNDGSGFVGTFIVDEGTLVSGAGDTFSDRATVQVNSGGTLRFDGNENFGGVSGDGTINVNGQAMRIGYFDTNGEDFAGELIGSGQVVKDGIGTQRFSGDNTGFTGSFVITQGTLAFATGESAGQMDLSTGGGSIRFTPDAGTSSEYHGVISGSGGLGVSGAGSITLTGNSSGRTGIIDVSGGGTLYVDGQLGGSFALLTNGATVGGSGTIATDVLTSAGTTIAPGSSAGILTAESVNFVDGSTLEIELGGATAGTGYDRLVANDDLTLDGTLDVTLIDKYDPTAGTVFDILDWGTLTGTFDEVLLPALSTGLVWDDAALYTTGELKVESNGDLNGDGFVGVEDLDIILAHWGDTVVNGTLALGDADGSGVVGQGDLAVVQANFGTSPGVNVPEPGTLALLALGVFGLPRRRPAA, from the coding sequence TTGGCTATTCGCATTTTATCACTTTGGCGTCCTTCGACTGCGGCCCTCCTGGCAGCTGGCCTAACCTGCGCACCGGCCTTGTCGGAGGTCTGGACCGACGATGGCGACAACTCGCAGTGGTCTAACCCCGAGAACTGGACACCCGAGTCTGTTCCAGGTGCAGGCGACAATGCTTCATTCAATGGCGGGTTCGGGGCGTCCAGCTCGATCATTCAATTTAACACATCGGCTACTGTCTCGAATATGACATTCAGTGACTGGCCTTCCGGCCTGGGGACGCTGATCAACGTAAACATCACGATGAACGGCAGTCCTGGCAGGACGCTGACTGCCGGCTTGTTCACACTCGATGCTGGAGAAAGCACGTTGGATACCGGTGTCGTCACCGTGTCGCTTTATGACATGACAGTCAATGCTCGCCCTAATTTTGACAGCGATGGTGACGGCGAGCTTAATCTGCTCCTGGACGATACGACGTTCATGACAAACACCTCCACCAGTTTAGACAGCGAGAATCTGGACATCTTTCTGGTTGGTGATTCGGTGTTCGGCAACACAGGATCGACCCTCTATACCCCGGGCTCGAACACACGCATTTTCTTCAGCGAGGGTGGTGCTCTGGACTGGGCGACTCTTTACGACGACAACGCTGGCCAGTCGATGACGGTTAACGCAGGGGGCGGATCGATCTATAACGACTTCTCCGGCCTGGGTAATATCAGCGTGGCCGGAGGTCTGTCGGCGGTGTTGTCATTTGGCGACCCCGACAGTACCGCCTCTCATTCGGCGGCTGTTTCCGGGGTCATATCCGGCAATGGCGGGGTGGCGGTGAACAGTGAGAACTACGAGCTGACTCTGCTGGGCAGCAACACGTTTACCGGCGGGCTGCGTCTCAACGCCGGCGTCGCCAACATCTCCTTCGGGTCCAACATGGGCGGCCTGTCCGGCTTCTTGCAGTTCAGTGGCGGCACGCTGCGGGTCCACTCAAACATGACGATCGCGATCAGAGTCAGCGCATCCAGTGGTGTTCTGGATACCAACGGCAACAATGTCGCCCTCACTGGCGACTTGAATGGCCTGGGCGGGATCGATGCCACATTTACGAAGGGCGGCGCGGGCACGCTCACACTGAATAACGACGGCTCGGGCTTTGTCGGCACCTTTATTGTCGATGAGGGCACGCTCGTTTCCGGTGCCGGCGACACTTTCAGCGACCGGGCAACCGTCCAAGTCAACAGCGGCGGTACGCTTCGGTTCGACGGGAACGAAAACTTCGGCGGGGTCAGCGGTGACGGGACCATCAATGTCAACGGCCAGGCCATGCGCATCGGGTATTTCGATACGAACGGGGAAGACTTCGCCGGGGAGCTCATCGGTTCGGGCCAGGTCGTCAAGGACGGTATCGGTACGCAACGCTTCTCCGGCGACAACACCGGCTTCACGGGCAGCTTCGTGATCACCCAGGGCACCCTCGCATTCGCCACCGGCGAGAGCGCCGGCCAGATGGACCTGTCGACCGGCGGGGGGTCGATCCGCTTTACCCCCGACGCCGGCACATCCTCCGAGTACCACGGGGTGATCTCCGGCAGCGGCGGGCTGGGCGTCAGCGGGGCGGGCTCGATCACACTCACAGGCAACAGCAGCGGCCGTACAGGCATCATCGATGTCTCCGGAGGTGGAACGCTCTATGTCGATGGACAGCTCGGGGGATCGTTCGCGCTCCTGACCAATGGCGCCACTGTGGGCGGCAGCGGCACCATTGCAACCGATGTTCTAACCTCCGCCGGCACGACGATCGCGCCGGGATCGAGCGCCGGCATCCTGACCGCAGAAAGCGTCAACTTCGTCGATGGCTCCACTCTCGAGATCGAGCTCGGTGGCGCGACGGCCGGGACTGGGTACGACCGGCTGGTCGCCAACGACGACTTGACGCTCGACGGCACGCTCGACGTCACCCTCATCGACAAATACGACCCCACCGCCGGCACCGTGTTCGACATCCTCGACTGGGGCACCCTCACCGGCACGTTCGATGAAGTTCTCCTGCCCGCGCTCAGTACAGGCCTGGTCTGGGACGACGCAGCGCTCTACACCACCGGCGAACTCAAGGTCGAATCCAATGGTGACCTTAACGGTGACGGTTTCGTCGGCGTCGAAGACCTCGACATCATCCTCGCCCACTGGGGCGACACCGTCGTCAACGGCACGCTCGCGCTGGGCGACGCCGACGGCAGCGGAGTCGTTGGCCAGGGCGATCTCGCCGTCGTTCAGGCCAACTTCGGCACAAGCCCCGGCGTCAACGTCCCGGAGCCGGGCACCCTTGCGCTGCTGGCGCTGGGGGTGTTTGGCCTGCCGAGGCGGCGGCCGGCGGCGTGA
- a CDS encoding cob(I)yrinic acid a,c-diamide adenosyltransferase — MRIYTRRGDAGQTDLIGGPRVGKCHPRVEAFGCVDELNAALGWALAGCGNDVVIAALITVQHRLFDLGAQLATADPAGPEPPAEDAAQGLLARDIRAMEQHMDQAGAVLAPLKAFILPGGCELAARLHLARTVCRRAERRVVELAESASIDPQVMAYLNRLSDLLFVLARRANHDAGEGDVRWRPADAPPQA, encoded by the coding sequence ATGCGAATCTACACCCGACGCGGCGATGCGGGCCAGACCGATCTGATCGGCGGGCCCCGTGTCGGCAAGTGCCATCCCCGCGTCGAGGCGTTCGGCTGTGTCGATGAGCTGAATGCTGCGCTGGGCTGGGCCTTGGCCGGCTGCGGGAATGACGTCGTGATAGCGGCCCTGATTACCGTTCAACACCGATTATTTGATCTCGGTGCACAACTGGCGACCGCTGACCCGGCGGGGCCCGAGCCGCCCGCCGAGGATGCGGCTCAAGGCCTCCTGGCGCGTGATATCAGGGCGATGGAGCAGCACATGGACCAGGCGGGTGCCGTCCTGGCCCCGCTCAAAGCCTTCATCCTTCCAGGCGGGTGCGAGTTGGCGGCTCGGCTGCACCTGGCGCGGACGGTCTGTCGGCGGGCTGAGCGGCGGGTGGTGGAGCTGGCCGAGTCGGCGTCAATCGACCCGCAGGTCATGGCATATCTCAATCGGCTATCGGACCTGCTGTTCGTGCTGGCTCGGCGGGCGAACCACGACGCGGGAGAGGGCGACGTACGATGGCGGCCGGCCGACGCGCCGCCGCAGGCGTAA
- the gspD gene encoding type II secretion system secretin GspD, whose amino-acid sequence MPQTTGSNMKTHAAHNRPATSTLLAAITGALLLAAPAAHGYLQDAAEETLPVAAVAEGELVMEFQDATLETILNYLAEEAGLIVVNEADLDERITVFNRQPISLDEAINMLNTVLFEKEFTAIRRGRLLKIVELGDARSQSIPVRFGNDPTEIGESDTMITQVIPIKYADAITIGEDVRDLINEDFASLTSNGSSNALILTDTEANVRRIVEIVSALDKSISQVTEVRVFALEFADADDTARLIEEIFEGAPSIEEAVGRVIQQRFSRGGRGGGGDDDDGAGTGQQGRVVNASPDERTNSIVVSAAPEVMESIASVIEELDSDTTSKESVLIYEVRNMQATDLEELFNSLFEDSSASQNQNFGGQNGGGGRGAQVQAAQIAAAAGDSNGADLVGQVTAVANEDTNTLLVLTPEKNFARLQEILDALDKPVPQVLIRVLVSEVTHDDSLDFGVEFEGINLGSTTDDNIFTDFDLFDSTLGLNYLVFSSDNFRGALRALHATGKFDILSRPYLLTADNQEANINVGESVPIITNSRVDDNGDIISTIEYRDVGIILTVTPQINSEGLVVLDVSQELSAISDLAVPVAPDQNAVVFSQRSLTTQVAVGDGQTVVIGGLMEDEARETITQVPLLGDIPWVGQLFRRTERSHIKTELLLFLTPEVIEDPSELTAMTQRVRQEATDLRDEDNPGLLQQHLDNMQIEGPDAGDGPGEEPESLPDDAAE is encoded by the coding sequence ATGCCACAAACCACCGGCTCGAACATGAAGACCCACGCCGCACACAATCGGCCCGCGACCTCTACCCTGCTCGCCGCGATCACCGGCGCGCTACTCCTCGCCGCGCCAGCCGCGCACGGTTACCTGCAAGACGCGGCCGAGGAGACTCTGCCCGTCGCCGCGGTCGCCGAGGGCGAACTGGTCATGGAGTTCCAGGACGCGACACTCGAGACGATCCTGAACTACCTCGCCGAGGAGGCCGGGCTCATCGTCGTCAACGAGGCGGACCTCGACGAACGGATCACGGTCTTCAACCGCCAGCCGATCTCGCTCGATGAGGCGATCAACATGCTCAACACGGTACTCTTCGAGAAGGAATTCACCGCGATCCGGCGCGGCCGGCTGCTGAAGATCGTCGAGCTCGGCGACGCCCGGAGCCAGAGTATCCCCGTCCGCTTCGGCAACGACCCCACCGAGATCGGCGAGTCGGACACGATGATCACACAGGTCATCCCGATCAAGTACGCCGACGCGATAACGATCGGAGAGGATGTCCGCGATCTCATCAACGAAGACTTCGCGAGCCTGACATCCAACGGGAGCAGCAACGCGCTGATCCTGACCGACACCGAGGCGAACGTCCGCCGGATCGTCGAGATCGTCAGCGCGCTGGACAAGTCGATCTCGCAGGTGACCGAGGTGCGCGTCTTCGCTTTGGAGTTCGCCGATGCGGATGACACCGCCCGCCTGATCGAGGAGATTTTCGAAGGTGCCCCCTCGATCGAGGAAGCCGTCGGCCGGGTCATCCAGCAGCGGTTCAGCCGGGGCGGGCGTGGCGGCGGCGGCGACGACGACGACGGTGCCGGCACCGGGCAGCAGGGCCGCGTTGTCAACGCCTCTCCGGACGAGCGGACCAACAGCATCGTCGTCAGCGCCGCACCCGAGGTGATGGAGAGCATCGCCAGCGTCATCGAAGAACTCGACTCGGACACGACCTCCAAGGAATCGGTCCTGATCTACGAGGTCCGCAACATGCAGGCGACCGACCTCGAAGAGCTCTTCAATAGCCTCTTCGAGGACAGCAGCGCCAGCCAGAACCAGAACTTCGGTGGGCAGAACGGCGGCGGCGGTCGCGGCGCGCAGGTCCAGGCCGCTCAGATCGCTGCGGCCGCTGGCGACAGCAACGGTGCCGACCTCGTTGGACAGGTCACCGCCGTCGCCAACGAAGATACCAACACCCTGCTCGTCCTCACACCCGAGAAGAACTTCGCCCGTCTCCAGGAAATCCTGGACGCGCTCGACAAGCCCGTCCCCCAGGTCCTCATCCGCGTGCTCGTCTCTGAAGTCACCCACGACGACTCCCTCGACTTCGGCGTCGAGTTTGAAGGCATCAACCTCGGCTCCACCACCGACGACAACATCTTCACCGACTTCGACCTGTTCGACTCTACCCTCGGGCTCAACTACCTCGTCTTCAGCAGCGACAACTTCCGTGGGGCGCTGCGTGCGTTGCACGCGACGGGCAAGTTCGACATCCTCTCGCGTCCCTACCTGCTCACCGCCGACAACCAAGAAGCCAACATCAATGTCGGCGAATCCGTCCCCATCATCACCAACTCCCGCGTCGATGACAACGGCGACATCATCAGCACCATCGAGTACCGAGACGTCGGGATCATCCTCACCGTCACCCCGCAGATCAACAGCGAGGGGCTGGTCGTCCTCGACGTCTCGCAAGAATTGTCCGCCATCTCGGACCTCGCCGTCCCCGTCGCGCCCGACCAGAACGCGGTCGTCTTCAGCCAGAGATCGCTCACCACGCAGGTCGCCGTCGGGGACGGGCAGACGGTTGTGATCGGCGGGCTCATGGAAGATGAGGCCCGAGAGACGATCACACAAGTCCCGTTGCTGGGCGACATCCCCTGGGTGGGCCAGCTGTTCCGCCGGACCGAACGTTCGCATATCAAGACCGAGTTGCTGCTGTTCCTCACGCCCGAGGTGATCGAAGACCCCAGCGAGCTGACCGCCATGACCCAGCGCGTCCGCCAGGAAGCGACCGACCTACGCGACGAAGACAACCCCGGCCTGCTGCAGCAGCACCTGGACAACATGCAGATCGAGGGCCCCGACGCGGGGGATGGCCCGGGCGAAGAACCCGAATCACTGCCCGATGATGCGGCGGAGTAG
- a CDS encoding DUF1080 domain-containing protein — protein sequence MPGLARCLPTLLMMLFVTALPATAQDTPTTPTQSMDLFNGEDLDGWYFDVANADDAADSITQSDGVVRFTGQPVGALLTQAEYTDYVLTLQWRWPEGAGNSGVLVHASGSRVAGPWPKCLEPQLQSGDAGDFHGIGGFGYHADHKDSAQTGGRAVKIADGAEHEVGEWNTMHVVCDGDTVAVYINGVLVNRCHDIEASAGRIGLQSEGVAVEFRNVTLHPLVVTPMETIDLFDGESLTGWTSDLNNDAALTDVFSVEDGVLKDAGRPAGVIRTVQDFRDYELEVQWRWPGGGGNSGLLVHCSSPREMGPWPKSLEVQLGSGNAGDFWRIGLGVTVSDDQTTQGRRTINTTNDSEHAIGEWNTMVVRCEGDTIRVWVNGDEVNAGTDIEAGHGAICLQAEGTPIEFRKVQLRPLE from the coding sequence ATGCCTGGACTTGCCCGCTGCCTGCCGACGCTGTTGATGATGCTGTTCGTGACTGCGTTGCCGGCCACGGCGCAGGACACGCCGACGACGCCGACCCAGTCGATGGACCTGTTCAATGGCGAAGACCTGGACGGGTGGTACTTCGATGTGGCCAACGCCGACGACGCGGCTGATTCGATCACGCAGAGCGACGGCGTCGTCCGCTTCACGGGCCAGCCGGTGGGGGCGCTGCTGACCCAGGCCGAGTACACCGACTATGTGCTGACGCTGCAGTGGCGCTGGCCCGAGGGTGCGGGCAATTCGGGCGTGCTGGTGCACGCGTCGGGCTCGCGTGTTGCGGGGCCCTGGCCCAAGTGCCTGGAGCCCCAACTCCAGTCGGGCGATGCGGGCGACTTCCACGGCATCGGCGGGTTCGGCTACCACGCCGACCACAAAGACAGCGCACAGACCGGCGGGCGCGCGGTGAAGATCGCGGACGGTGCGGAGCACGAAGTGGGCGAATGGAACACGATGCACGTCGTCTGCGACGGCGACACGGTGGCGGTCTACATCAACGGCGTCCTGGTCAACCGCTGCCACGACATCGAAGCCAGCGCCGGCCGCATCGGCCTGCAGAGCGAGGGCGTCGCGGTCGAGTTCCGCAACGTCACGCTCCACCCGCTGGTCGTGACGCCGATGGAAACGATCGACCTGTTCGATGGCGAATCACTCACGGGCTGGACGAGCGATCTCAATAATGACGCGGCCCTGACGGACGTGTTCAGTGTCGAGGACGGTGTCTTGAAGGACGCCGGTCGGCCGGCGGGTGTGATCCGCACGGTGCAGGACTTCCGCGACTACGAACTCGAGGTGCAGTGGCGTTGGCCCGGCGGTGGGGGCAACTCGGGGCTGCTGGTGCACTGCTCGAGCCCGCGCGAGATGGGGCCCTGGCCCAAGTCGCTGGAGGTGCAGCTGGGCTCAGGCAACGCGGGCGACTTCTGGCGGATCGGGCTGGGCGTGACGGTCTCCGACGACCAGACGACGCAGGGCCGACGCACGATCAACACGACCAACGACAGCGAGCACGCCATCGGCGAATGGAACACGATGGTCGTGCGCTGCGAAGGCGACACGATCCGCGTGTGGGTGAATGGCGACGAGGTAAACGCCGGCACCGACATTGAGGCCGGCCACGGCGCGATCTGCCTGCAGGCGGAGGGCACGCCGATCGAGTTTCGTAAGGTGCAGCTTCGTCCATTGGAGTAG
- a CDS encoding P-II family nitrogen regulator, giving the protein MKLLIAYIQPEKLNAVKQALFEKKIYKMSVTTAMGCGQQKGYHEHYRGTDIEVNLLKKVRIEIGLSDEFVQPTIDAITAAARTGTIGDGKIFVVELAQCVRIRTGETDADAIG; this is encoded by the coding sequence ATGAAACTTTTGATTGCCTATATCCAGCCCGAAAAGCTCAACGCCGTGAAGCAGGCGCTGTTCGAGAAGAAGATCTACAAGATGTCGGTGACCACGGCCATGGGCTGCGGGCAGCAGAAGGGCTACCACGAGCACTACCGGGGTACCGATATCGAGGTGAACCTGCTCAAGAAGGTGCGCATCGAGATCGGGCTCAGCGACGAGTTCGTCCAGCCCACGATCGACGCGATCACCGCTGCGGCGCGCACCGGCACGATCGGCGATGGCAAGATCTTCGTCGTCGAACTCGCTCAGTGTGTCCGCATCCGCACCGGCGAGACCGACGCGGACGCGATCGGATAG
- a CDS encoding ammonium transporter produces MPRKYLWAVAVLLLILAPAALGQDVAPPATPEIDTGTTAWMLTSTALVLLMVPGLALFYGGLVRTKNVLGTMMHSFVAMAIIGVSWAVVGYGMCFGDSQLGGIIGWSPEYLLLAGLDTEAGQYTTINEAGTLAIPSFVFAMFQGKFAIIAPALIAGAFAERVKFRGYCLFILLWSLLVYCPLCHMIWGGGLVSGKAIDLAGGTVIHIAAGTAGLVCALILGSRRGYPRTAMHPNNLVLTLLGAGLLWVGWFGFNSGSFVQSNLDTGRALAMTQIAAAAAALTWVLIESLHLKKATSLGMASGIIAGLVAITPAAGAVTTMGALVLGAMGSVGAYGAIMIKNKLGYDDTLDVFGIHGVAGIIGAIGLMFFLRESAASWATQMWHQIEGVLLAIGVSGIMTAIIAIAIDKTLGLKLSDQEQRAGMDHELHGEHGYGLLNLN; encoded by the coding sequence ATGCCCCGCAAGTACCTTTGGGCTGTTGCTGTCTTGTTACTAATCCTCGCGCCCGCCGCGCTCGGGCAGGACGTCGCGCCGCCCGCGACCCCGGAGATCGACACCGGCACGACGGCGTGGATGCTCACCTCGACCGCGTTGGTCCTGCTGATGGTCCCCGGGCTCGCGCTGTTCTACGGCGGGCTGGTGCGCACCAAGAACGTGCTGGGCACGATGATGCACAGCTTCGTCGCGATGGCGATCATCGGGGTGAGCTGGGCGGTGGTGGGGTACGGGATGTGCTTCGGCGATTCACAACTCGGCGGCATCATCGGCTGGAGCCCTGAGTACCTGCTCCTCGCCGGGCTGGACACCGAGGCCGGCCAGTACACCACGATCAATGAAGCGGGTACGCTCGCGATTCCATCGTTCGTATTCGCGATGTTCCAAGGTAAGTTTGCGATCATTGCGCCGGCGCTGATTGCGGGCGCGTTCGCGGAGCGGGTCAAGTTCCGTGGGTACTGCCTGTTCATCCTGCTGTGGTCGCTGCTGGTGTACTGCCCGCTGTGCCACATGATTTGGGGCGGAGGTTTGGTGAGTGGGAAAGCGATCGACCTCGCAGGCGGGACCGTGATCCACATCGCCGCGGGGACGGCGGGGCTGGTCTGCGCCTTGATCCTCGGGTCGAGGCGCGGCTACCCACGCACCGCGATGCACCCCAACAATCTGGTGTTGACGCTGCTCGGCGCGGGTCTGCTGTGGGTTGGCTGGTTCGGGTTCAACTCCGGGTCGTTTGTGCAGTCCAATCTGGATACGGGCCGAGCGCTGGCGATGACACAGATTGCAGCGGCTGCGGCGGCGCTCACCTGGGTGCTCATCGAGTCTCTGCACCTGAAGAAGGCGACTTCGCTGGGGATGGCCTCGGGTATCATCGCGGGGCTGGTCGCGATCACCCCGGCCGCCGGCGCGGTGACGACGATGGGTGCTCTAGTGCTCGGTGCGATGGGGTCTGTCGGTGCATACGGCGCCATCATGATCAAGAACAAGCTCGGCTACGACGACACGCTGGATGTCTTCGGGATCCACGGCGTCGCAGGCATCATCGGCGCGATCGGCCTGATGTTCTTCCTTCGCGAGTCGGCGGCGAGTTGGGCCACGCAGATGTGGCACCAGATCGAAGGTGTCCTGCTTGCGATCGGCGTGTCCGGCATCATGACCGCCATCATCGCGATCGCGATCGACAAAACCCTCGGCCTCAAGCTCTCCGACCAGGAGCAGCGGGCCGGCATGGACCACGAACTCCACGGCGAGCACGGCTACGGCCTGCTCAATCTCAACTAA
- a CDS encoding P-II family nitrogen regulator, with protein MKHIIAIIPPDRLDAVHQSLIDAEIFRITVTRVTGHGQQEDRDFYRGQEVTPDLIPKVRLDIAVNDAFVEPTVQAILTGARRNGGEVGDGKIMVLPLEECIRIRTGERGGSAI; from the coding sequence ATGAAACACATCATCGCCATCATCCCGCCCGACCGGCTTGACGCGGTCCACCAGTCCCTCATCGACGCGGAGATCTTCCGCATCACCGTTACCCGTGTCACGGGCCACGGCCAGCAGGAGGACCGTGACTTCTACCGCGGCCAGGAGGTGACGCCCGACCTGATCCCGAAGGTGCGTCTGGACATCGCGGTCAACGACGCGTTTGTCGAGCCGACGGTCCAGGCCATCCTCACCGGCGCACGCCGCAACGGCGGGGAGGTCGGCGACGGGAAGATCATGGTCCTGCCGCTCGAAGAGTGCATCCGCATCCGCACCGGTGAGCGCGGCGGTTCGGCGATCTGA